The Eretmochelys imbricata isolate rEreImb1 chromosome 19, rEreImb1.hap1, whole genome shotgun sequence genome contains a region encoding:
- the LOC144277400 gene encoding regulator of G-protein signaling 17-like, with protein MQLPGLCLEVTSLSLTLSSSPRLTVEEAASWKRSFDCVLASPAGRSVFMEFLRTEHSDENMAFWLACEELKREQSQEQVCEKAKKIYLDYISILSPREVSIDASVRESINRSLARPSAQMCNEAQGQIYTLMHRDSYPRFLNSPLYKSLEQRLAALACDT; from the exons ATGCAATTGCCAGGACTCTGTCTAGAGGTCACGTCTCTCTCGCTCACTCTCTCCTCGTCTCCTAGGCTCACTGTAGAAGAAGCGGCCTCCTGGAAGCGCTCGTTTGATTGCGTGCTGGCGAGCCCGGCTGGCCGGAGCGTCTTCATGGAGTTCCTGCGGACGGAGCACAGCGACGAGAACATGGCCTTCTGGCTGGCCTGCGAGGAGCTCaagagggagcagagccaggagcaggtCTGCGAGAAAGCCAAGAAGATCTACCTGGATTACATCTCTATCCTGTCCCCAAGGGAG GTCAGCATCGATGCGAGTGTGCGCGAGTCAATCAACAGGTCCCTGGCGAGGCCCAGCGCGCAGATGTGCAACGAGGCCCAGGGGCAAATCTACACTCTCATGCACCGAGACTCCTACCCCCGGTTCCTGAACTCACCACTGTACAAGTCACTGGAGCAGAGACTGGCTGCGCTGGCTTGTGACACCTAG